A stretch of the Oncorhynchus mykiss isolate Arlee chromosome 23, USDA_OmykA_1.1, whole genome shotgun sequence genome encodes the following:
- the pik3ap1 gene encoding phosphoinositide 3-kinase adapter protein 1 isoform X1 — MQLFSNFTMDRVVSSSETAMSGFHSTCELLIVHSSEAQEWAMYLQKILKSSRKFPKRSIVLYAVDCADQLHGCDLNIFRNSKCIVLLLTAAFVDILDDPEVLATFQRLLHPPHRVVALLCGISEDDISTEWFEDWQSWRKLYPEDEPALYISTILQSIADSNTEEAGHDVEAMATTEAKIPVVQNPKAEGTEDESVTEPECVQDESDNVRTEVHPNQATSPTHPACLTVQPNRVLCGDHATIFIIFSNKLDNQLKMEVEFSSKDSAAKRVLGILENEYTISVNAPDMPAGEVSLTLHGNDSPVCLRPVTYYTAMGEVSRYLELAAAPMDFMCQAFNITSNATESLDNMLTDSLKGRIPASGIHVFGIRQIEKDNMAAYQRKQELPTLLHFAAKYGLKKLTTVLLQCPGALQAYSVMNKNGDYPNTLAERSGFSDLRQFMDDFVETADMLKSHIKESISAKEDEDVYESTSNSSRDIIMKYSLNPGCQEDIYESMMGLSPDYMEDLYEDMGKALGESHNPEESILRKFFQGKPDAGVAQVGEHTANEEVEEPEECEEEDPYNMCAQDQIYDMVDENATYIPDILNRPPAPIPRPVTFSEPEESKTYISRVFSGNEESNPQRNLREVPSNTVRPVSDGGATSSSHDPYAGMKTPGQRQLIALQEKVKVGVLSVDDAVQEFKTWQLDQDRRSQSLRYQQENLKKLRDSISRRHKEREKIGKEIGLEISAPLQRNLNWGSNMAVECSVNEPAPQVMTETPPVARPIQRSTWKTGSTSSTSSSGSNRLSTHSNMSYSSGTEPEFEDTVDFIPLPPQPPRIAESAPLLPPPRIPPRLPDRASESLLLERYTSCPSRALPKTPTQRTTFPPPIPRRTR, encoded by the exons ATGCAACTGTTCTCAAACTTCACAATGGATAGAGTTGTCTCGTCTTCAGAAACGG CGATGTCTGGATTCCACTCCACGTGCGAGCTGTTGATTGTCCATTCTAGCGAGGCTCAGGAATGGGCAATGTATCTGCAAAAAATCTTGAAGTCTTCGCGGAAGTTTCCCAAGAGGTCTATCGTATTGTATGCAGTTGACTGTGCTGATCAGCTACATGGATGTGACCTCAACATTTTCCGTAATAGTAAATGCATTGTGCTGCTACTGACAGCCGCATTCGTAGACATTCTAGATGACCCTGAAGTCCTGGCCACTTTTCAGAGACTCCTACACCCTCCACACAGAGTGGTGGCGCTGTTGTGTGGAATATCAGAGGATGACATATCGACTGAATGGTTTGAGGACTGGCAGAGCTGGAGAAAACTTTATCCTGAAGATGAACCTGCTCTCTACATCTCCACCATTCTACAATCCATTGCTGACA GTAATACAGAAGAGGCTGGACATGATGTGGAAGCTATGGCAACAACAGAAGCAAAAATCCCTGTGGTCCAGAACCCCAAAGCTGAGGGGACAGAGGATGAGTCAGTGACAGAACCAGAGTGTGTCCAGGATGAAAGTGACAATGTGAGAACAGAGGTCCACCCAAACCAGGCAACGAGCCCCACACATCCCGCCTGCCTCACTGTACAACCAAACAGAGTTCTATGTGGG GACCATGCAACTATTTTCATAATCTTTTCAAATAAACTGGACAACCAATTGAAAATGGAGGTGGAGTTTTCCTCTAAAGATTCAGCTGCAAAACGGGTTTTAGGGATTTTGGAGAATGAATACACCATCAGTGTTAATGCGCCTG ATATGCCAGCAGGAGAGGTGTCACTCACTCTGCATGGCAACGACTCACCAGTCTGTTTGAGGCCTGTAACATACTACACAGCCATGGGAGAAGTCAGTCGTTACCTTGAACTTGCAGCTGCTCCCATGGACTTTATGTGTCAG GCATTCAATATCACATCCAACGCCACAGAGTCACTTGACAATATGCTGACAGACTCGTTAAAAGGCAGGATTCCTGCAAGTGGAATTCATGTGTTTGGAATCAGACAGATTGAGAAAGACAATATGGCTGCAT ATCAGCGAAAGCAGGAGCTTCCCACTCTGCTTCATTTTGCTGCAAAGTATGGGCTGAAGAAGCTTACCACAGTCCTTCTACAGTGTCCAGGTGCCTTGCAGGCCTACAGCGTGATGAATAAGAATGGAGACTACCCAAATACACTGGCAGAGAGGAGCGGCTTCTCTGACCTGAGACAGTTCATGGACGACTTTGTG GAGACGGCTGACATGCTGAAGTCTCATATCAAAGAGTCCATCTCGGCTAAAGAAGATGAGGACGTGTACGAGTCCACGTCCAACTCCTCTCGAGATATCATCATGAAATATTCCCTAAACCCCGGGTGCCAAGAAGACATCTATGAGTCCATGATGGGGTTAAGCCCAGACTACATGGAAGACCTAT ATGAGGACATGGGGAAGGCATTAGGAGAGTCGCATAACCCAGAAGAAAGCATACTTAGAAAATTCTTTCAAG GGAAACCTGATGCAGGTGTGGCCCAAGTTGGGGAGCATACAGCTAATGAAGAGGTGGAAGAACCAGAGGAGTGTGAGGAGGAAGACCCTTACAACATGTGTGCTCAAGATCAAATCTATGACATGGTGGACGAGAATGCAACCTATATCCCAGACATTTTAAACCGTCCACCAGCTCCAATTCCGAGACCTGTAACGTTTTCAGAGCCTGAGGAGTCCAAGACCTACATCTCAAGAG TGTTTTCGGGAAATGAAGAATCAAATCCACAGAGGAACCTCAGAGAAGTCCCATCAAACACAG TGAGGCCTGTGAGTGACGGAGGGGCCACCTCCTCTTCCCACGACCCCTATGCTGGAATGAAGACCCCAGGCCAGAGGCAGCTCATAGCCTTGCAGGAGAAAGTGAAGGTGGGGGTCCTGAGTGTGGATGATGCTGTGCAGGAATTCAAGACCTGGCAGTTGGACCAGGATAGGAGATCTCAGTCTCTGCGCTATCAACAG GAAAATCTGAAAAAATTACGAGACAGCATTTCCAGACGccataaagagagggagaagattgGGAAGGAGATTG GTCTGGAGATAAGCGCCCCTTTGCAGAGGAACCTTAACTGGGGCTCGAACATGGCTGTGGAGTGTTCTGTGAATGAACCTGCCCCACAGGTCATGACCGAAACGCCTCCTGTGGCCCGGCCAATCCAGAGAAGCACTTGGAAGACTGGCAGTACCTCCAGCACATCTA GTAGTGGCAGCAACAGACTCAGCACACATAGTAACATGAGCTACAGCAGTGGAACTGAGCCTGAGTTTGAG GACACAGTTGACttcatccctcttcctccacaACCCCCAAGGATCGCTGAGTCCGCACCTCTACTTCCTCCCCCCAGAATCCCACCACGACTCCCAGACCG
- the pik3ap1 gene encoding phosphoinositide 3-kinase adapter protein 1 isoform X2, with translation MSGFHSTCELLIVHSSEAQEWAMYLQKILKSSRKFPKRSIVLYAVDCADQLHGCDLNIFRNSKCIVLLLTAAFVDILDDPEVLATFQRLLHPPHRVVALLCGISEDDISTEWFEDWQSWRKLYPEDEPALYISTILQSIADSNTEEAGHDVEAMATTEAKIPVVQNPKAEGTEDESVTEPECVQDESDNVRTEVHPNQATSPTHPACLTVQPNRVLCGDHATIFIIFSNKLDNQLKMEVEFSSKDSAAKRVLGILENEYTISVNAPDMPAGEVSLTLHGNDSPVCLRPVTYYTAMGEVSRYLELAAAPMDFMCQAFNITSNATESLDNMLTDSLKGRIPASGIHVFGIRQIEKDNMAAYQRKQELPTLLHFAAKYGLKKLTTVLLQCPGALQAYSVMNKNGDYPNTLAERSGFSDLRQFMDDFVETADMLKSHIKESISAKEDEDVYESTSNSSRDIIMKYSLNPGCQEDIYESMMGLSPDYMEDLYEDMGKALGESHNPEESILRKFFQGKPDAGVAQVGEHTANEEVEEPEECEEEDPYNMCAQDQIYDMVDENATYIPDILNRPPAPIPRPVTFSEPEESKTYISRVFSGNEESNPQRNLREVPSNTVRPVSDGGATSSSHDPYAGMKTPGQRQLIALQEKVKVGVLSVDDAVQEFKTWQLDQDRRSQSLRYQQENLKKLRDSISRRHKEREKIGKEIGLEISAPLQRNLNWGSNMAVECSVNEPAPQVMTETPPVARPIQRSTWKTGSTSSTSSSGSNRLSTHSNMSYSSGTEPEFEDTVDFIPLPPQPPRIAESAPLLPPPRIPPRLPDRASESLLLERYTSCPSRALPKTPTQRTTFPPPIPRRTR, from the exons ATGTCTGGATTCCACTCCACGTGCGAGCTGTTGATTGTCCATTCTAGCGAGGCTCAGGAATGGGCAATGTATCTGCAAAAAATCTTGAAGTCTTCGCGGAAGTTTCCCAAGAGGTCTATCGTATTGTATGCAGTTGACTGTGCTGATCAGCTACATGGATGTGACCTCAACATTTTCCGTAATAGTAAATGCATTGTGCTGCTACTGACAGCCGCATTCGTAGACATTCTAGATGACCCTGAAGTCCTGGCCACTTTTCAGAGACTCCTACACCCTCCACACAGAGTGGTGGCGCTGTTGTGTGGAATATCAGAGGATGACATATCGACTGAATGGTTTGAGGACTGGCAGAGCTGGAGAAAACTTTATCCTGAAGATGAACCTGCTCTCTACATCTCCACCATTCTACAATCCATTGCTGACA GTAATACAGAAGAGGCTGGACATGATGTGGAAGCTATGGCAACAACAGAAGCAAAAATCCCTGTGGTCCAGAACCCCAAAGCTGAGGGGACAGAGGATGAGTCAGTGACAGAACCAGAGTGTGTCCAGGATGAAAGTGACAATGTGAGAACAGAGGTCCACCCAAACCAGGCAACGAGCCCCACACATCCCGCCTGCCTCACTGTACAACCAAACAGAGTTCTATGTGGG GACCATGCAACTATTTTCATAATCTTTTCAAATAAACTGGACAACCAATTGAAAATGGAGGTGGAGTTTTCCTCTAAAGATTCAGCTGCAAAACGGGTTTTAGGGATTTTGGAGAATGAATACACCATCAGTGTTAATGCGCCTG ATATGCCAGCAGGAGAGGTGTCACTCACTCTGCATGGCAACGACTCACCAGTCTGTTTGAGGCCTGTAACATACTACACAGCCATGGGAGAAGTCAGTCGTTACCTTGAACTTGCAGCTGCTCCCATGGACTTTATGTGTCAG GCATTCAATATCACATCCAACGCCACAGAGTCACTTGACAATATGCTGACAGACTCGTTAAAAGGCAGGATTCCTGCAAGTGGAATTCATGTGTTTGGAATCAGACAGATTGAGAAAGACAATATGGCTGCAT ATCAGCGAAAGCAGGAGCTTCCCACTCTGCTTCATTTTGCTGCAAAGTATGGGCTGAAGAAGCTTACCACAGTCCTTCTACAGTGTCCAGGTGCCTTGCAGGCCTACAGCGTGATGAATAAGAATGGAGACTACCCAAATACACTGGCAGAGAGGAGCGGCTTCTCTGACCTGAGACAGTTCATGGACGACTTTGTG GAGACGGCTGACATGCTGAAGTCTCATATCAAAGAGTCCATCTCGGCTAAAGAAGATGAGGACGTGTACGAGTCCACGTCCAACTCCTCTCGAGATATCATCATGAAATATTCCCTAAACCCCGGGTGCCAAGAAGACATCTATGAGTCCATGATGGGGTTAAGCCCAGACTACATGGAAGACCTAT ATGAGGACATGGGGAAGGCATTAGGAGAGTCGCATAACCCAGAAGAAAGCATACTTAGAAAATTCTTTCAAG GGAAACCTGATGCAGGTGTGGCCCAAGTTGGGGAGCATACAGCTAATGAAGAGGTGGAAGAACCAGAGGAGTGTGAGGAGGAAGACCCTTACAACATGTGTGCTCAAGATCAAATCTATGACATGGTGGACGAGAATGCAACCTATATCCCAGACATTTTAAACCGTCCACCAGCTCCAATTCCGAGACCTGTAACGTTTTCAGAGCCTGAGGAGTCCAAGACCTACATCTCAAGAG TGTTTTCGGGAAATGAAGAATCAAATCCACAGAGGAACCTCAGAGAAGTCCCATCAAACACAG TGAGGCCTGTGAGTGACGGAGGGGCCACCTCCTCTTCCCACGACCCCTATGCTGGAATGAAGACCCCAGGCCAGAGGCAGCTCATAGCCTTGCAGGAGAAAGTGAAGGTGGGGGTCCTGAGTGTGGATGATGCTGTGCAGGAATTCAAGACCTGGCAGTTGGACCAGGATAGGAGATCTCAGTCTCTGCGCTATCAACAG GAAAATCTGAAAAAATTACGAGACAGCATTTCCAGACGccataaagagagggagaagattgGGAAGGAGATTG GTCTGGAGATAAGCGCCCCTTTGCAGAGGAACCTTAACTGGGGCTCGAACATGGCTGTGGAGTGTTCTGTGAATGAACCTGCCCCACAGGTCATGACCGAAACGCCTCCTGTGGCCCGGCCAATCCAGAGAAGCACTTGGAAGACTGGCAGTACCTCCAGCACATCTA GTAGTGGCAGCAACAGACTCAGCACACATAGTAACATGAGCTACAGCAGTGGAACTGAGCCTGAGTTTGAG GACACAGTTGACttcatccctcttcctccacaACCCCCAAGGATCGCTGAGTCCGCACCTCTACTTCCTCCCCCCAGAATCCCACCACGACTCCCAGACCG